From Coffea arabica cultivar ET-39 chromosome 10e, Coffea Arabica ET-39 HiFi, whole genome shotgun sequence, one genomic window encodes:
- the LOC113711495 gene encoding uncharacterized protein: MRVSPFTDDINGERVLPNFKLPVLQPYAGRGDPENHLRAFISTFRLCCVPNVVICQTFPIFLQGTARKWFWSLEQRSIFSLDELVDRIIHRFRFNEKNVQIPDQNEQVTIDAFTNELIAGIFHTEIHRDYPCSFRKFWERVDRGIRSKNLNCMKRKAQAAHVGQESRRKKEIGLAEQVPTSSNPFRDCRSIFDRIVKGRSSILDAELTPLNSSRSHILAVMRQNHLDRVPPEILGRREKRNPNLYCAYHRDVGHETENCNDLKKEIENLIRQGYLKEDQRPPRDGFPGYDPNIAGVINTSGGPTGGDNQNSRKRTYRQAGLEAAEPSSKLSEVITYGPSDLVPTASSNHESLVIEILINNYIVKKVYVDPDRSVDVLYYQTFERLKLTREQLTLVRTPLVGFEGHVVYPKGMVSLMVTVGRYPHCQTIRVSFAIVKADSLYNMLIGRPALNVLKVVYSTYHLSFKFSPPAGVAEVSSDVNAAKECYLVTIQTAVTPRP, translated from the exons ATGAGGGTTTCGCCCTTTACTGATGATATCAATGGGGAGCGAGTTCTCCCTAATTTTAAACTTCCGGTACTGCAGCCCTATGCTGGACGAGGTGACCCTGAGAATCACCTCCGCGCCTTTATCTCGACATTCCGCCTCTGCTGCGTCCCCAACGTCGTGATTTGCCAAACCTTCCCCATCTTCCTGCAAGGGACCGCCCGAAAGTGGTTCTGGAGCTTGGAACAAAGGAGCATTTTCTCACTGGACGAGTTGGTGGACAGGATTATTCACCGCTTT AGGTTCAATGAGAAAAATGTGCAGATACCTGATCAAAATGAGCAGGTAACCATAGATGCCTTCACCAACGAGTTGATCGCAGGAATCTTCCACACCGAGATACATCGGGATTACCCCTGTTCATTTCGAAAATTCTGGGAACGGGTAGACCGAGGAATCAGAAGTAAGAACCTAAACTGCATGAAGCGGAAAGCCCAAGCAGCCCATGTTGGGCAAGAGTCccgaaggaagaaagaaatcggCCTAGCCGAACAGGTCCCCACCTCGTCGAATCCTTTCCGAGATTGTCGGAGCATTTTCGATAGGATTGTGAAGGGGAGGTCGTCCATCTTGGACGCTGAGCTAACTCCCCTCAACTCCAGTCGGTCTCACATTCTGGCCGTAATGAGACAAAACCACCTCGATCGAGTCCCTCCTGAGAtcttgggtaggagagagaagaggAACCCCAACCTCTACTGTGCCTACCACCGGGATGTGGGGCACGAGACCGAGAACTGCAATGActtgaagaaggaaattgaaaatttgatcAGACAGGGATACTTGAA GGAGGACCAGCGACCTCCACGAGACGGGTTCCCAGGCTACGACCCTAACATCGCGGGGGTCATCAATACATCGGGTGGTCCGACGGGAGGAGACAACCAGAACTCCCGCAAACGGACCTACCGTCAAGCCGGTCTGGAGGCTGCCGAGCCGAGTTCCAAGCTATCCGAGGTGATCACTTATGGTCCCAGCGATCTTGTTCCTACCGCCTCCAGCAACCACGAATCCCTCGTGATTGAAATTCTCATCAATAATTACATAGTCAAGAAGGTCTATGTCGATCCCGACAGATCGGTAGACGTCTTGTACTACCAAACCTTCGAAAGGTTGAAACTGACCAGAGAGCAGCTCACTCTTGTCAGAACCCCTCTCGTTGGATTCGAGGGACATGTGGTCTACCCAAAAGGGATGGTGTCCCTGATGGTGACTGTTGGCCGTTACCCCCACTGTCAAACTATACGCGTTAGCTTTGCGATCGTCAAAGCAGATTCCCTTTACAACATGTTGATAGGTCGTCCCGCGCTCAACGTCTTGAAAGTTGTGTACTCTACCTACCACCTGAGTTTTAAGTTTTCGCCACCTGCGGGGGTGGCTGAAGTGAGCAGCGATGTGAACGCGGCCAAAGAATGCTACCTCGTCACCATCCAAACTGCTGTCACTCCCCGACCTTAG
- the LOC113712414 gene encoding signal recognition particle 43 kDa protein, chloroplastic-like has protein sequence MEYLIEWKDNHTPTWVPSEFIAKDVIAEFETPWWTAAKKADEAALKSLIEAGDRRDVDAVDEDERTALLFVSGLGSEDCVKLLAGAGADLDYQDKNGFTALHIAAGYVKPGAVKVLVGLGAHPEEEDDRGRTPLDLAREILKVTPRLQFARRLGLESVINILEGEIFEYAEVQEILERRGKGDKVEYLVKWKDGEDNEWVKAGLVAEDLIKDFEAGLEYAVAECILDRRESADEGGKKEFLVKWTDTDEPTWEPEENVDPLLIQAYEKIDQNGNGMSS, from the coding sequence ATGGAATACTTAATTGAGTGGAAAGACAATCATACCCCCACGTGGGTCCCATCCGAATTCATAGCTAAAGACGTCATAGCCGAATTCGAGACCCCGTGGTGGACGGCGGCTAAGAAAGCCGACGAAGCAGCGCTCAAGAGCCTCATCGAAGCCGGCGACAGACGTGACGTCGATGCTGTCGACGAGGACGAAAGAACGGCTCTGTTGTTCGTGTCGGGGCTCGGCTCGGAGGATTGCGTCAAGTTGTTAGCTGGAGCCGGAGCCGACTTGGATTATCAGGATAAGAACGGCTTCACGGCTTTACATATTGCGGCTGGGTATGTGAAGCCGGGGGCCGTTAAGGTGCTGGTCGGATTGGGTGCGCATCCCGAGGAGGAAGACGATAGAGGACGGACGCCGTTGGATTTGGCGCGAGAGATTTTAAAAGTGACGCCGAGATTGCAATTTGCGAGAAGATTAGGGTTAGAGAGTGTAATTAATATTTTGGAAGGGGAAATATTCGAGTACGCGGAGGTGCAGGAGATATTGGAGAGGAGAGGGAAAGGTGATAAAGTAGAGTATTTGGTCAAATGGAAGGACGGCGAGGATAATGAGTGGGTCAAAGCTGGATTAGTGGCAGaggatttgattaaagattttgaGGCTGGGTTGGAATATGCTGTGGCCGAGTGTATTCTTGATAGGAGAGAATCAGCAGATGAGGGTGGGAAGAAAGAGTTTTTAGTTAAGTGGACGGATACAGATGAGCCCACGTGGGAGCCTGAGGAAAATGTGGACCCTCTTTTGATTCAAGCCTATGAGAAGATTGATCAAAATGGCAATGGAATGAGTTCATAA